One Dysidea avara chromosome 8, odDysAvar1.4, whole genome shotgun sequence genomic window, GACGATTGCGGATGAGCTCGTCTTTGAGGTTCCCATAATCGCAATTTTCAGCTAAGTCAAATAAGGCTGCAATAAACTGTTCAGCAGTCTCTCCCTCTTGCTGACAACGACGGTTAAACTTGGCCCACTCGAAAATTGTGTTCTTCCTCACCTTAAAAAAGGAATCGAACTTGGCTAATACGGTGGAATATTTCTTCCTTTCTTCTTCCATAACGTTCGTAGGGTCTAAAACACTCTCTGCTTCTGGGCCAATACAGTACAAGAGCATACTGACTTGTCGAGCTTCGCCTGTTTCTGAAAGGCCTGAAGCATGCGGAACTGTTCAAAGCGCTTCTTTCCGCTGGGCCAGCTGTCTGGATTCTTGAAGTTAAAATTCTTCGGTGTCCGTACTTGAATGTTCGCCATTCCACTCTGTCACCATGTGGTATTCAATAATACTAATATTAACAATCAATGAAACAACAGATAAATCATACAATCATATAATCATACACCATGGTCCAGGCACCTGCACTACAGTCAGCCATATTAAGTCCATCACGTGTCCTCCCGTGCCCTCACATTTTTAAGAATTCCTACTATCTAGTACATATATGGAATCATCTGAAGGTTTATAAATTGCAATTTCCTGCATGAATCTTTTTTTAGCTGGTCCTTATCCAGTGGGGGTGCACTGTCAGCAAGTGCACTCCTCCCCTTTCCACTCTTAACCCTACAGTGTACATTATAGAGCCATTTACAATACTTGAACATGCATCCAAAGTAGCTCAATGATGGCATGGACTCAAAAAGGGGAGAGGGCACAAAGGGAATGTGCCCATTTCCCACCTGTACCCATATTTTGCACCTTAACAAAACAGTCAATGTATACAATTATAATAGATTTCCAAGTGTTTCCCATTTATAAAAATTATCTGGGAAGCTAAATGTGCATGCCCATGGTATGATGCTgcttatgcaagtttttatacTGAGCAGTACATGTGGCTGTTCATTGGATaccataattataatgcatTAGGGTAATGGAAATCACCTCTGTCACTTATTTCTATATACACTCATGTTTAATGAAGGCCCCTCGGTGTAATTTTTATAGTAGTAATAGATCTATCACAGTCAAGCTGGGTTAGCACAGAGTAACAAAAGTCACATCTGGGTcataacatacagtacacatgcacacaaacatacatatcaCGGCAAAACACATGTATGGATACTAAAAaatactgactgatactaacTCTGTCTTTATTGAATTTTACTCAGTATCACTCTTGGAACAATTTTTTTCAAGTAAAGCTTAGCCAGAGGTAAAACTAGATTGCTAGTCATAGTAGTAGACTATTAGTATGCAAATTTTGATAGAATTTGAATAATGGTCTCAAGATGGTCCCAAGATGGAGCAATACTGAATAAAATAAGGAgttagtatcagtcagtattatttagtatccatacatgagttttgctgtgtatataatgcatacatatgtattgcatccaCAGAGTAGCTAGCTTGTTCACCATAAGCAACAACCTAACAGGGAACTAGAAATCAggctattttgcttttttccacCTACTGTTTTTTGTTTCCAGCAATTCTATTATTCTTCACCTAATATGCTCATAGCTacaattttacttttaaaagtatttaaatTGCTCTTACCATGCAATATgcagcaagaagctagctacaGGGTATATATtgcttaacataattatatgactgttctattagggtatcttgattaCCACATGCTCTTCTCTGATCATTTTATTGcatgttagagtatctcattctTTTGTGCAAAATTATGTACCTTAGTGtcaacttcacaaaaattgcaccaaTTGTAAATGCTAATTCTATAGTGTTAGATTCTTACTTAGTTATTAATTTTTGTGAATTTTGTGTTGACTCGGTGTACAGGCAGTTCTTTTACTAGTATTTACTAATACTAATCATGCCACCATaatgctcattgcttttacccatctatattatacaaaaaaaattgccaGCAAAATCACTTCTGCATGGTCGTAATTTATGAGATAGCAGCTCTTCACACCTTTATTGCCAGTGCCAGACTAAGTATCAGAATAAAGCTATCACCCCTCATTTTTAGGTGCTTATTTAGTAACTATAGCTATGTCTTGTTAGGTTAGCTATAAGGGTATGTGCCCCATATAGTTGACCCCCCCTcccaaagaaaaaaaaagcaagAGCAGCAATGGAATTATTTTGACTTGACTTCAAAGTACCTGAAAGCAATTTCTAATGCACTTTTTGCACTATTGCTCAACACTCAGTCATCTATGCACAATACAGATATGAGCTAtttagttatctgaacactgattttcagtgagTTGAAAGTCCTCTATAATTGAGGTTCTATTGTATAAAGCTAGTAGTGGTCAGTATGTGTATTACAGTGCAACCTCAGAGTAATGTGTACTCTTACTCTCTTAGCTTTGTACATttgataaaattatttattctTTTACTAGGTAAACTACCATCACACTACCCGAATTCAAATGATTGTATGTCGAATTATCGTCAGCAGTTACAAGATAAATACAAGTCACTACAATTAATTTCTCCAGATGAACTGCTACAGTGTAGATCTTCAGAATATGTAAATCTGAAATTAACATTAATTGATAAAAGAACAAAAAGAAGCAGAGAAGAGTTGGTATCTGGTTTACTGAACAGTGTTATGAGGAGTAGCAAACACAAACAACCATCACAAGAGAGTGCATTGACCCTCGCTGATCTTCTAGATGTTAAACAAGAGGAGAAGAAAGTAATTCTTATCGAAGGAGGGCCAGGGATGGGGAAGAGTACATTAGCCATAAAAATGTGTAAGTGTTGGGCAGATGGAGAACTACTAAAAGAATATGATGCAGTGGTTTTGTTGTCTTTACGAGACACTGAGATACAAGCAGCCAAAACTATTAAAGATGTTTTATTAATTGTGGATGATGAGCTAAGGGATCAAgtgtacaaagaaatcattaaaCGGAATGGAGATAATATCTGTTTTCTATTTGAGGGATTTGATGAACTTCCTGATGGGTTACAAAAGGCATCAATCTTTACAAAGTTGATGGATAAGCTTCCAAAATGTACAATGATATACACATCCCGCCCTGAAGTTTGTGAAAAACTACGACAACTTGCTACCCGCAGAGTTGAGATACGTGGGTTTAAAGAAGAGCAAGTGTATGACTACATATCGAATGCATTTGAGAATGAAGAAGATGGAAAAGAGAAGGCTTCAAAGCTATCCTCGCTTGTGAAAAATAATCTGTTCATCAGGAGCATTCTGTATGTACCAATAAACATTGCAATAATCTGTCACCTCTTCCTGTTGAATCTATCATTACCAGAAAcactaactgaattatacatattaCTTTGTAAAAATCTAATCCTTCGACAAGTTAACAAATACAATATGGAGGAAATTGACTACATAGATTCTTTACAAGAGTTACCAATACCATATAATAAACACTTTTACAAGCTTTGTGAAATTTCTTACAAAGGTAGTGAAAATGACAAAATTGTGTTTTCTAGTCATGAGCTAAAGAAGTATGGTATGGACCTCAACAAGATGAATGGATTAGGACTGCTACACATCGCTCCAAGTACATCAGTCCATGGTAGAGAAAAGAGTTGCAATTTTCTACATTTAACAATACAGGAGTTTTGTTCAGCATTCTATATTTCTATGTTACCTTCTCAAGAGCAGTATCGGTGTTTTAAGATGTATCAATTCAATTGCAGGTTTAAGGTTATCTGGAGATTCTATGCTGGTATTACTGGATTGAATAACACAGAAATATTCCATTGTATGCTTCCTTCCAAGTCAGTCATATCAAGATACAGAAGTAGAAGAATTGTGGATATGTTGCATCTTTTATATGAGGCTCACAACGATGAATTGCTCCAACTATTAGGAGACCATCTTGACAGTAACATTGACCTATCACTTTGTAAGCTAGATGAGATTAGCTGCAGTGCTTTAGGCTATCTGTTAGAAAGATATAGCAGTCCACTGAAACTAGTTGATGTAAGTGGGTGTGATGTTGGTGATCAAGGTTGTAGGATATTGTTAAAATCATTAATGTCACGCAGTAATTCCTCTCAGCTTGACTTGAGAATGAGAAGCAACAATATCACCGATGTTTCTAATTCACAGATTGCTTCACTATTATCACCAAATTATCCCATTATGAAACTTGATATTGGCGACAATAAGTTAAGCGTTCATTGGAATATATTTCAATTGCTACAATACAATCCATTCATGAAAGAATTACAATTGCAGTACTCATTGTTGCGATCATCAGATATGAAGTTACTGGGTGAAATACTAACCATTAACAAGACCCTCGCTATTCTGGATATCAGTCATGATGAAATAGGACCTGGTGAGTACCAGTATCTAGCTGGCTGCAGGAACACTTCTCTTAGTAAGTTAATAATCTGTGATTGTCAGTTAGGCGTTAAAGGAACAGATAAAATCGGTGAACTGCTTCACTACAGCAAATCTATTACATCTGCATACCTGTGTAGTAACAATATTGGTGACAATGGTGTGCAGAAGTTGGTAGAACAATTGAGAAGTAACACGACCCTTGAATATCTGGGCTTGTACAATAATGGAATTACTGCTATAGGAGCAAAACACCTTAAAGGACTGTTAAACATGCGTCACTCAGCTCTCAATAGTATTGATATATCATATAATCCATTAGGAGATGAAGGAGTTGACGCTATCTTACAATCACTACCAAATATGATGGAACATGTAGGGTTGCACCACACAGAAATGACCTCATGTTGTGCTTCCCTGCCTTCAGCACTGCATAGGGTAAAGTCTATTAGTTTTACTGTACCTAAAGAATGTGGTATGATCAGTGATAGTTTAGCAAGCACTTGTTCATTGGAATGCATTGAACTGTGTAATGGAAGTGATGCAGCATACCACACACTGATTGGTGGCATTAGTAGAAACAAAAGCATTAACAAACTGGTGTTTAAATGGGGCTACTTTCACTATCATACCATGTCAAGTGTAGTACAAGCTGCAAAGTTCAACAAGGCAATCACAGAATTAATCTTCTCAAATGTAGACATCTGTTCCTGTGACTGTGTACTGTTGGTAGAAATGTTAGCAGTAGAAAACACTTCTGTAGAAAAACTAATGATTTGGCCATCCTCTGATAACAGGTTGCACCAATCTACAGTACTACATATTGTggagcaattaaaacaaaactgtACACTGAACTTGTTACAGTTGGCTACAACATGTGAAGTGTATTATGATGATACATTCATGAGAGACTTGGAGAAGTTAACCGAACAATGTAATAAGAACAGACAGATCCATGGGGTAGCTACTCAGCTGCAAGTAAAGTTACATTACTGAGGTgtgtcttttttttttaattaagcACATACGTAAAGTAGCTTGCATGTACAGTGCACCAAGGTGGTTACAAACATTAGTGGTGAAAAACAttggcgaatttggtgaattgAACTATGATTCGCAAAACTTTTACCCCCAAAATTTATCAAATAATGTTTTACTGTAGAATGACTATCTGTGCATGTGATCAGTGCACACAAACATGCAGGTTTGCAGAATGTTTGCAACAAAACTGCATGTAAAGTGCCAACCAAAAAACGTGATCCATCAATTTTGAAATGCATTACCACAACTTTGATAGGTCATGTTTAGGTGACTTTGAATTCCTGTACATGTATTGCAAAGATTCCACAATTCTCTGTAACTGTATCagtatttgtataattataataggatggatggctgtggtattcgggattaatggtgcaagcattgtaaacagggaggagtaaaatagtgtgaGGCGAAGTgaagcactatttccttcctg contains:
- the LOC136263980 gene encoding NACHT, LRR and PYD domains-containing protein 3-like isoform X1; this translates as MDHSADGKYRRVFQQYYARLCAVLPAHEMLPSLLSSEIITMDEMEEIEAKETSSLKAHALLKGPVWRAINGGFPDTFVRLLCLMRLLHVRSCEELFEEICDSLSISSKTISEASRKLPSHYPNSNDCMSNYRQQLQDKYKSLQLISPDELLQCRSSEYVNLKLTLIDKRTKRSREELVSGLLNSVMRSSKHKQPSQESALTLADLLDVKQEEKKVILIEGGPGMGKSTLAIKMCKCWADGELLKEYDAVVLLSLRDTEIQAAKTIKDVLLIVDDELRDQVYKEIIKRNGDNICFLFEGFDELPDGLQKASIFTKLMDKLPKCTMIYTSRPEVCEKLRQLATRRVEIRGFKEEQVYDYISNAFENEEDGKEKASKLSSLVKNNLFIRSILYVPINIAIICHLFLLNLSLPETLTELYILLCKNLILRQVNKYNMEEIDYIDSLQELPIPYNKHFYKLCEISYKGSENDKIVFSSHELKKYGMDLNKMNGLGLLHIAPSTSVHGREKSCNFLHLTIQEFCSAFYISMLPSQEQYRCFKMYQFNCRFKVIWRFYAGITGLNNTEIFHCMLPSKSVISRYRSRRIVDMLHLLYEAHNDELLQLLGDHLDSNIDLSLCKLDEISCSALGYLLERYSSPLKLVDVSGCDVGDQGCRILLKSLMSRSNSSQLDLRMRSNNITDVSNSQIASLLSPNYPIMKLDIGDNKLSVHWNIFQLLQYNPFMKELQLQYSLLRSSDMKLLGEILTINKTLAILDISHDEIGPGEYQYLAGCRNTSLSKLIICDCQLGVKGTDKIGELLHYSKSITSAYLCSNNIGDNGVQKLVEQLRSNTTLEYLGLYNNGITAIGAKHLKGLLNMRHSALNSIDISYNPLGDEGVDAILQSLPNMMEHVGLHHTEMTSCCASLPSALHRVKSISFTVPKECGMISDSLASTCSLECIELCNGSDAAYHTLIGGISRNKSINKLVFKWGYFHYHTMSSVVQAAKFNKAITELIFSNVDICSCDCVLLVEMLAVENTSVEKLMIWPSSDNRLHQSTVLHIVEQLKQNCTLNLLQLATTCEVYYDDTFMRDLEKLTEQCNKNRQIHGVATQLQVKLHY
- the LOC136263980 gene encoding NACHT, LRR and PYD domains-containing protein 3-like isoform X2 is translated as MRTIIVDNIQLYGKLPSHYPNSNDCMSNYRQQLQDKYKSLQLISPDELLQCRSSEYVNLKLTLIDKRTKRSREELVSGLLNSVMRSSKHKQPSQESALTLADLLDVKQEEKKVILIEGGPGMGKSTLAIKMCKCWADGELLKEYDAVVLLSLRDTEIQAAKTIKDVLLIVDDELRDQVYKEIIKRNGDNICFLFEGFDELPDGLQKASIFTKLMDKLPKCTMIYTSRPEVCEKLRQLATRRVEIRGFKEEQVYDYISNAFENEEDGKEKASKLSSLVKNNLFIRSILYVPINIAIICHLFLLNLSLPETLTELYILLCKNLILRQVNKYNMEEIDYIDSLQELPIPYNKHFYKLCEISYKGSENDKIVFSSHELKKYGMDLNKMNGLGLLHIAPSTSVHGREKSCNFLHLTIQEFCSAFYISMLPSQEQYRCFKMYQFNCRFKVIWRFYAGITGLNNTEIFHCMLPSKSVISRYRSRRIVDMLHLLYEAHNDELLQLLGDHLDSNIDLSLCKLDEISCSALGYLLERYSSPLKLVDVSGCDVGDQGCRILLKSLMSRSNSSQLDLRMRSNNITDVSNSQIASLLSPNYPIMKLDIGDNKLSVHWNIFQLLQYNPFMKELQLQYSLLRSSDMKLLGEILTINKTLAILDISHDEIGPGEYQYLAGCRNTSLSKLIICDCQLGVKGTDKIGELLHYSKSITSAYLCSNNIGDNGVQKLVEQLRSNTTLEYLGLYNNGITAIGAKHLKGLLNMRHSALNSIDISYNPLGDEGVDAILQSLPNMMEHVGLHHTEMTSCCASLPSALHRVKSISFTVPKECGMISDSLASTCSLECIELCNGSDAAYHTLIGGISRNKSINKLVFKWGYFHYHTMSSVVQAAKFNKAITELIFSNVDICSCDCVLLVEMLAVENTSVEKLMIWPSSDNRLHQSTVLHIVEQLKQNCTLNLLQLATTCEVYYDDTFMRDLEKLTEQCNKNRQIHGVATQLQVKLHY